Proteins found in one Campylobacter lari genomic segment:
- a CDS encoding restriction endonuclease, whose protein sequence is MSKISNQQGRNVQKSGVSGYTRAVGNDALGQLLSRVQACVISNGNELEKLLINRCSTIDNIDIFIEKVTRSEINQGTFLCTKKILKKTQDYKHVIKGIEPDMIIFIVSDYRLCKIIELKDGDTFDTKKVKGEKTNLVTFSEKFGAKIPFSTDYYVCCFNQNNKEIIREGMKNEFDLEHIMTGRELCQLLNIDYQEIINIRKNDMEENFNYFIEELLKIPEVLEKINQIIVASENK, encoded by the coding sequence ATGAGTAAAATATCAAATCAACAAGGACGAAATGTTCAAAAAAGTGGAGTATCTGGATACACAAGAGCTGTCGGAAATGATGCGCTAGGACAACTTCTTTCAAGAGTTCAAGCTTGTGTAATCTCTAATGGTAATGAGTTAGAAAAATTATTGATTAATAGATGTTCTACAATTGATAATATAGACATATTTATTGAAAAAGTTACAAGAAGCGAGATAAATCAAGGAACCTTTCTTTGTACTAAAAAAATTTTAAAAAAAACACAAGATTATAAACATGTGATAAAAGGTATTGAGCCAGATATGATAATTTTTATCGTTAGTGATTATAGATTGTGCAAGATAATAGAATTAAAAGATGGGGATACATTTGATACAAAAAAAGTGAAAGGTGAAAAAACTAATCTTGTAACATTTTCTGAAAAATTTGGAGCAAAAATACCATTTTCTACAGATTATTATGTTTGTTGTTTTAATCAAAACAACAAAGAAATTATTCGAGAAGGAATGAAAAATGAATTTGATTTAGAACATATTATGACCGGCAGAGAGCTCTGTCAATTGCTAAATATTGATTATCAAGAAATTATAAATATTCGAAAAAATGACATGGAAGAAAATTTCAATTATTTCATTGAAGAGCTTTTAAAAATACCAGAAGTTTTGGAAAAAATAAATCAAATAATAGTTGCTTCAGAAAATAAGTAG
- a CDS encoding site-specific DNA-methyltransferase, with product MSYKAIMNKKNKMNGLKLLKLIDKESIKVVFFDPQYRGVLDKLSYGNEGKSRGRERSELPQMTKEIILTFINQIEQILKPNGYLFLWVDKFHLFECKDWIGNFKSIEIVDMITWDKQKIGMGYRSRRRCEYLIIIQKSPRKAKTTWNIHNIPDVWGEKINNKIHTHSKPVELQKQLILATTQEEDIVVDPASGGYSVLRACEETNRKFLGCDLKFGDLYE from the coding sequence ATGTCATACAAAGCTATTATGAATAAAAAAAATAAAATGAATGGCTTAAAATTATTAAAATTAATTGACAAAGAAAGTATAAAAGTGGTTTTTTTTGATCCACAATATAGAGGTGTTTTAGACAAACTTTCTTATGGCAATGAAGGAAAAAGTAGAGGTAGGGAACGTTCCGAATTACCTCAAATGACAAAAGAAATTATATTAACTTTTATTAACCAAATAGAACAAATTTTAAAACCTAATGGATATTTATTTCTATGGGTAGATAAATTTCATTTATTCGAATGTAAAGATTGGATAGGCAATTTTAAATCTATTGAAATAGTAGATATGATAACTTGGGATAAACAAAAAATTGGTATGGGATACCGCTCTAGAAGAAGATGTGAATATCTAATTATAATTCAAAAAAGTCCAAGAAAAGCTAAAACCACTTGGAATATTCATAATATTCCAGATGTTTGGGGTGAAAAGATAAATAACAAAATTCATACACACTCAAAGCCGGTAGAGCTTCAAAAACAACTAATCTTAGCAACGACACAAGAAGAAGATATTGTTGTTGATCCTGCTAGCGGAGGCTACTCTGTTTTAAGAGCTTGCGAAGAAACCAATCGAAAATTTCTAGGATGTGATTTAAAATTTGGAGACTTATATGAGTAA
- a CDS encoding phosphatidylglycerophosphatase A family protein: MQKLFLTFFYSGSVNKAPGTFGTIAALIPAFFILRYLGIETLILLAILLFLISIKIIDQYEKQTGIHDDKHIVIDEVVGVFLALAICGQSVFTFLLSFVLFRFFDITKPSIIGKIDKKTKGGLGVMLDDVLAGIFAGLFSAVIYGILLKFDLLWFDISIMEIL; encoded by the coding sequence ATGCAAAAACTATTTTTAACTTTTTTTTATTCAGGTAGTGTTAATAAAGCTCCAGGAACTTTTGGCACGATAGCAGCGCTAATCCCTGCTTTTTTTATTTTAAGGTATTTAGGCATAGAAACTTTAATCTTACTTGCTATTTTACTTTTTTTAATCTCTATAAAAATCATCGATCAGTATGAAAAACAAACAGGCATACACGATGATAAACACATCGTTATAGATGAAGTTGTAGGGGTGTTTTTAGCCTTGGCAATTTGCGGACAAAGTGTTTTTACTTTTTTACTTTCTTTTGTTTTGTTTAGATTTTTTGATATCACAAAACCATCTATCATAGGTAAAATCGACAAAAAAACCAAAGGCGGTTTAGGTGTAATGCTAGATGATGTTTTAGCAGGAATTTTCGCAGGTTTATTTAGTGCTGTGATTTATGGAATTTTACTTAAATTTGATCTTTTATGGTTTGATATAAGCATTATGGAGATATTATAA
- a CDS encoding ATP sulfurylase (sulfate adenylyltransferase), producing the protein MALQRKNSIIISEEEYEVLCFIKEGIFGSFTKLMNQKERDEVLATGMIHNQKIPYTLTFAPASTEENNTVLKNAKVGDKIDFICNDKIIGHIILESKFENDKNSNDIFRPNACLIQDFGKTCISGEFEIYHNHIKAIKEDFEKIKKRLNPSNITAIVSSFDPFHRAHERILRWAIEQSDLVIIFLIESYENNGLSLKLKKRCFDVFAQNYLPSSRVLLIPLHNIKIFASHLNPVLECALAKSFDCNKLFVGQNHAGLGMYFNQNRAFTVLDDFAKDYNIEVTILPEFVFCDECKMIVSTKSCPHGAHHHMKYHGDSLKNLLRLGIIPPAVFIRREISALILSELFPNRFHNKQNIYSNLFPTHGILEYRSDKEFYEQLIKLHQMSYMV; encoded by the coding sequence ATGGCATTACAAAGAAAAAATAGCATTATAATCTCAGAAGAAGAATACGAGGTTTTATGCTTTATCAAAGAAGGAATTTTTGGCTCTTTTACTAAATTAATGAACCAAAAAGAAAGAGATGAAGTCCTAGCTACTGGAATGATTCATAATCAAAAAATTCCTTATACTCTGACCTTTGCACCCGCTAGCACTGAAGAGAATAATACAGTTTTAAAAAATGCAAAAGTTGGCGATAAAATAGACTTTATCTGCAATGATAAAATCATAGGACATATCATTTTAGAAAGTAAATTTGAAAATGATAAAAACAGCAATGATATTTTTAGACCTAATGCTTGTTTAATCCAAGATTTTGGAAAAACTTGCATTAGTGGGGAATTTGAAATTTATCATAACCATATCAAAGCTATTAAAGAAGATTTTGAAAAAATCAAAAAAAGATTAAACCCTTCCAATATCACTGCCATTGTTTCAAGTTTCGATCCTTTTCACAGAGCTCATGAGAGAATTTTAAGATGGGCTATAGAGCAATCTGATCTAGTGATTATTTTCCTTATAGAATCTTATGAAAATAACGGTTTGAGCTTAAAACTTAAAAAGCGTTGTTTTGATGTTTTTGCACAAAATTACTTACCATCTTCTAGGGTTTTACTCATACCTTTACATAATATCAAAATTTTTGCCTCACATTTAAATCCAGTTCTTGAATGTGCTTTGGCTAAAAGTTTTGACTGCAATAAGCTTTTTGTAGGACAAAATCATGCAGGACTTGGAATGTATTTTAATCAAAACAGAGCCTTTACCGTGCTTGATGATTTTGCAAAAGATTATAATATAGAAGTAACCATACTTCCTGAATTTGTATTTTGCGATGAGTGCAAAATGATAGTAAGCACCAAATCATGCCCGCATGGAGCTCATCATCATATGAAATATCATGGCGATTCTTTAAAAAATTTACTCAGACTTGGTATCATTCCACCAGCAGTTTTTATAAGAAGAGAAATTTCAGCTTTGATTTTATCTGAGCTTTTTCCAAATCGCTTTCATAATAAACAAAATATCTATAGCAATCTTTTCCCTACGCATGGTATTTTAGAATATCGAAGCGATAAAGAATTTTATGAGCAACTTATAAAACTTCATCAAATGTCATATATGGTGTAA
- a CDS encoding response regulator transcription factor — protein MKVLIVENEFYLAQSIGSKLNSIGYDCDIIANVNELAHHDYEIILLSTSMANFEHIIEIFKHKIIILLISYISSDTVLAPLKAGASDYIQKPFMIEELMRKIKHFQEFKKISILNHTYQSYLKHKFETAKLPTFDYKKFKLPLILKTNNQIFADHFVFNYTNEHNIANIYIDLSHQQNLDKIFKDNSLYYLVNFQTLKPLEKEKVLNLALKKAVIIHTSANIEHSDFQILELGEDEKSFESNGILTIDDYVKHIIISYQNVFPDTDLSKKLGISRKSLWEKRKKYGITKKK, from the coding sequence ATGAAAGTTTTAATAGTAGAAAATGAATTTTATTTAGCTCAAAGTATAGGTTCAAAGCTTAATTCTATAGGTTATGATTGTGATATTATCGCAAATGTTAATGAACTTGCTCATCATGATTATGAAATCATTTTACTTTCTACTAGTATGGCTAATTTTGAGCATATTATAGAAATTTTTAAGCATAAAATCATTATTTTACTTATATCTTACATAAGCTCAGATACTGTTTTAGCGCCATTAAAAGCTGGTGCGAGTGATTATATACAAAAGCCTTTCATGATAGAAGAATTAATGCGTAAAATAAAGCATTTTCAAGAATTTAAAAAAATAAGCATATTAAATCATACTTATCAATCTTATTTAAAACATAAATTTGAAACAGCCAAATTGCCAACTTTTGATTATAAAAAATTCAAACTGCCTTTGATTTTAAAAACCAACAATCAAATTTTTGCAGATCATTTTGTATTTAATTATACTAATGAGCACAATATCGCAAATATATACATAGATCTTTCGCACCAACAAAATTTAGATAAGATTTTTAAGGATAATTCTTTATATTATTTAGTTAATTTTCAAACCTTAAAACCTTTGGAAAAAGAAAAGGTGTTAAATCTTGCTTTAAAAAAAGCTGTTATTATACATACAAGTGCGAATATTGAACATAGTGATTTCCAAATTTTAGAGCTAGGCGAAGATGAAAAAAGCTTTGAAAGCAATGGAATTTTAACCATTGATGATTATGTTAAACACATTATCATTAGTTATCAAAACGTCTTTCCTGATACGGATTTATCTAAAAAGTTAGGAATTTCAAGAAAGTCTTTATGGGAAAAAAGGAAAAAATATGGCATTACAAAGAAAAAATAG
- a CDS encoding bifunctional 2-C-methyl-D-erythritol 4-phosphate cytidylyltransferase/2-C-methyl-D-erythritol 2,4-cyclodiphosphate synthase, which translates to MLDISLIMLSAGESSRFNAPVKKQFLRLGEQPLWLYATKNLSSFYPFKQIVVTSGNISYMKKFAPEYKFVQGGATRAQSLLNALSMVESEYVLVSDVARVLISKNLFNNIIENHDKADCITPILKVSDTTIYAQEAIDRDKIKLIQTPQLSRTSMLKQALEQSSNFTDDSTAIQAIGGKIWYVQGDELAKKITFKEDLKSLNLPKPSWDIFNGNGFDVHEFGEQRALLLGGVKVHESMGLKAHSDGDVLAHALIDALLGAAGLGDIGELFPDNDMQYKNADSMLLLQNAYTLVQNYGFELVNADITIIAQTPKMKDFKEAIAFNIAKTLKTTPNKINIKATTTEHLGFIGRKEGIAVLASVNLKYFDWMKL; encoded by the coding sequence ATGTTAGATATTTCCTTGATTATGCTATCTGCTGGAGAATCATCAAGATTTAATGCTCCAGTAAAAAAGCAGTTTTTACGACTAGGCGAACAACCTTTATGGCTTTATGCTACTAAAAATTTAAGTTCTTTTTATCCTTTTAAACAAATAGTTGTTACTTCTGGTAATATTTCTTATATGAAAAAATTTGCCCCTGAATATAAATTTGTCCAAGGTGGTGCAACTAGAGCACAATCTTTACTCAATGCTTTAAGCATGGTTGAGAGTGAATATGTTTTGGTTAGTGATGTTGCAAGAGTTTTGATTTCTAAAAATCTTTTTAACAACATCATAGAAAATCATGACAAAGCTGATTGTATTACACCTATTTTAAAAGTAAGCGATACTACAATTTATGCTCAAGAAGCTATCGATAGAGATAAAATCAAACTCATACAAACCCCTCAACTTTCACGCACAAGTATGCTAAAACAAGCTTTAGAGCAAAGCTCAAATTTCACCGATGATAGCACAGCTATACAAGCTATTGGTGGTAAAATTTGGTATGTACAAGGTGATGAGTTAGCTAAAAAAATTACTTTTAAAGAAGATTTAAAAAGCTTAAATTTACCAAAACCATCTTGGGATATTTTTAATGGAAATGGTTTTGATGTGCATGAATTTGGAGAGCAAAGAGCCTTGCTTTTAGGTGGGGTAAAAGTGCATGAAAGTATGGGTTTAAAAGCTCATTCTGATGGAGATGTATTAGCTCATGCGCTAATTGATGCGCTTTTGGGTGCAGCAGGGCTTGGAGATATTGGCGAACTTTTCCCAGATAATGATATGCAGTATAAAAACGCCGATTCTATGCTTTTATTGCAAAATGCTTATACTTTGGTGCAAAATTATGGTTTTGAACTTGTAAATGCTGATATTACTATCATAGCTCAAACACCTAAAATGAAAGATTTTAAAGAAGCTATTGCTTTTAATATCGCTAAAACATTAAAAACCACACCAAATAAAATCAATATCAAAGCCACCACCACAGAACATCTAGGATTTATAGGAAGAAAAGAAGGCATTGCTGTTTTAGCAAGTGTAAATTTAAAATATTTTGATTGGATGAAATTATGA